In Streptomyces flavofungini, a single genomic region encodes these proteins:
- a CDS encoding conjugal transfer protein: protein MAVAAGPLALVASCARPDAVVRTRPAPVTQADTTKEPVTDPGGYAELVLDAWLRAGSGEESAAARQLRAMAPSVQPPSWSKEPPVVERLTVVRSVRQGSAGWSVTVAARFKTPAPRSSGGEGAAADRADGLRYFAVPLLVKDHGAAPGSVRGFVVPAAPMEVSAPRTLEEPDSLFGTEVPAESDLAVTAGEFLTAYLGAAEGADRYLAPGTSLPTLRGSAPFEKVRVEEVRARQQTDGKASTDGAARLQVQITASDADGGQWPLSYALNLASRDGRWEVLALQSGLEDAAEQSKQHAKRSASNAVRPTPAVVRASTVSTASQEGQR, encoded by the coding sequence GTGGCGGTTGCCGCCGGGCCGCTCGCCCTGGTCGCGAGCTGCGCCCGCCCCGACGCGGTCGTGCGCACCCGCCCGGCACCGGTCACGCAGGCCGACACCACGAAGGAGCCCGTGACCGATCCGGGCGGCTACGCCGAGCTGGTCCTCGACGCGTGGCTGCGCGCCGGGTCCGGCGAGGAGAGCGCGGCCGCGCGGCAACTGCGCGCGATGGCGCCGTCCGTCCAGCCGCCGTCCTGGAGCAAGGAACCTCCGGTCGTCGAGCGTCTGACCGTGGTGCGCAGCGTGCGGCAGGGCAGTGCCGGATGGTCGGTCACGGTCGCCGCCCGGTTCAAGACGCCCGCTCCTCGCAGCAGTGGGGGAGAGGGCGCTGCGGCCGACCGGGCGGACGGCCTGCGGTACTTCGCGGTGCCGCTGCTCGTGAAGGACCACGGCGCCGCGCCCGGCTCGGTCCGGGGCTTCGTCGTGCCCGCCGCGCCGATGGAGGTGAGCGCGCCGCGCACGCTCGAGGAGCCCGACTCCCTGTTCGGCACCGAGGTGCCCGCCGAGTCGGACCTGGCGGTGACGGCCGGGGAGTTCCTGACCGCCTACCTGGGTGCGGCGGAGGGCGCCGACCGCTACCTCGCCCCCGGCACGTCGCTGCCCACCCTGCGCGGCTCTGCGCCGTTCGAGAAGGTCCGGGTCGAGGAAGTCCGCGCGCGACAGCAGACGGACGGCAAGGCCAGCACCGACGGCGCGGCCCGGCTGCAGGTTCAGATCACCGCCAGCGATGCCGACGGCGGGCAGTGGCCGCTGTCGTACGCGCTCAACCTCGCATCCCGCGACGGGCGGTGGGAGGTCCTCGCCCTTCAGTCCGGTCTGGAGGATGCCGCCGAGCAGAGCAAGCAGCACGCCAAGCGCTCCGCCTCCAATGCCGTGCGGCCGACCCCGGCTGTCGTACGCGCCTCCACCGTCAGCACGGCCTCCCAGGAGGGACAGCGATGA
- a CDS encoding DUF2637 domain-containing protein: MVLTRAHRILIGVVVFGAVVIAGIGFAGSYAAVRELAEKKGFGTFSMVFPIGIDAGICVLLALDLLLTWIRIPFPLLRQTAWLLTAATIAFNGAAAWPDPLGVGMHAVIPVLFVVAVEAARHAIGRIADITADKHMEGVRMTRWLLSPVPTFLLWRRMKLWELRSYDQVIKLEQERLVYQARLRSRFGRGWRRKAPVESLMPLRLARYGVPLAETAPAGLAAAGIEPPVLPPVQATAQQPELTKAEPVAAGLPQPESAQRELPQAQPAASAAPVALVKDPASGPAPEAVPDVTPEPAPQPPVNHASPWFAAQHPPQSPNGEGPVSYDPEAPYDERHEAYEGQTEQQSADEQLAYDPRHAQGQRHAPNHEESAAAGGGVPQPAGHRSTSHGNWNDARGAASPPLETASHPSFQPRDTEPAGTPADRTGGSGRTVVQMRIPSGSEADTPHTEPSDEPQARGDGPRDGETAEADPTAPPSTLKGVELVAHHYRLMPPEVVQMSANELAPQLAEQTGYAVGTVRKYIGQIRAQAAAIQA; encoded by the coding sequence ATGGTGCTCACCCGGGCGCATCGGATTCTGATCGGGGTCGTCGTCTTCGGTGCGGTGGTCATCGCCGGGATCGGTTTCGCGGGGTCGTACGCGGCCGTGCGGGAGCTGGCCGAGAAGAAGGGCTTCGGCACCTTCTCGATGGTCTTCCCCATCGGCATCGACGCGGGCATCTGCGTCCTGCTGGCGCTCGACCTCCTGCTGACCTGGATCAGGATTCCCTTCCCGCTCCTTCGCCAGACGGCGTGGCTGCTCACGGCGGCCACCATCGCCTTCAACGGCGCGGCGGCCTGGCCCGACCCGCTGGGCGTCGGCATGCACGCCGTCATCCCGGTGCTCTTCGTGGTCGCGGTCGAGGCGGCCCGGCACGCGATCGGGCGGATCGCCGACATCACGGCCGACAAGCACATGGAGGGCGTGCGCATGACGCGCTGGCTGCTCTCCCCCGTGCCGACGTTCCTGCTGTGGCGCCGCATGAAGCTGTGGGAGCTGCGCTCCTACGACCAGGTCATCAAGCTGGAGCAGGAGCGCCTGGTCTACCAGGCCCGCCTGCGCTCCCGCTTCGGCCGCGGCTGGCGCCGCAAGGCCCCGGTGGAGTCCCTGATGCCGCTGCGCCTGGCCCGCTACGGCGTCCCCCTCGCGGAGACGGCCCCCGCGGGCCTCGCGGCGGCCGGCATCGAACCGCCCGTCCTTCCGCCCGTCCAGGCCACGGCCCAGCAGCCGGAGCTGACGAAGGCCGAGCCGGTCGCGGCCGGGCTGCCTCAGCCGGAGTCCGCGCAGCGGGAGTTGCCCCAGGCGCAGCCCGCCGCCTCGGCCGCCCCCGTCGCCCTCGTCAAGGACCCGGCGTCCGGGCCCGCCCCGGAAGCCGTCCCGGACGTCACCCCCGAGCCCGCCCCGCAGCCCCCGGTCAACCACGCCAGCCCTTGGTTCGCCGCCCAGCACCCGCCGCAGTCCCCCAACGGTGAGGGCCCGGTGTCGTACGACCCGGAGGCCCCGTACGACGAACGGCACGAGGCCTACGAGGGACAGACCGAGCAGCAGAGTGCCGATGAACAGTTGGCCTATGACCCGCGGCACGCGCAGGGCCAGCGTCACGCCCCGAACCATGAGGAGTCGGCCGCTGCTGGTGGGGGAGTGCCGCAGCCGGCCGGGCATCGTTCCACCTCGCACGGGAATTGGAACGATGCCCGGGGCGCTGCATCGCCGCCCTTGGAAACGGCCAGTCACCCCTCGTTCCAACCGCGCGACACTGAACCTGCCGGAACACCCGCCGACCGTACCGGTGGCAGCGGCCGCACCGTCGTGCAGATGAGGATCCCCTCCGGCTCCGAGGCCGACACGCCCCACACGGAACCGTCCGACGAACCGCAAGCCCGTGGTGACGGGCCGCGTGACGGTGAGACGGCCGAGGCCGACCCGACGGCGCCGCCGAGCACCCTCAAGGGGGTGGAACTGGTGGCGCACCACTACCGCCTGATGCCGCCGGAGGTCGTGCAGATGTCAGCGAACGAACTGGCTCCTCAGCTTGCCGAGCAGACCGGATACGCGGTGGGCACAGTCCGCAAGTACATCGGACAGATCCGCGCGCAGGCGGCCGCCATCCAGGCATGA
- a CDS encoding NlpC/P60 family protein yields the protein MKTKLGCATLLLVVLAAPVLLVLVVAAREPAAPPMETVGKVSGIPQRMLAAYQNAATRLPDEVPKCKGMRWPILAGIAKIESNHAGGRKIAATGDITPRILGVLLNGSGAGGNTTTFNDTDNGRWDGTSSGERAVGPFQFLPSTWETNGRDANDDGETNPHNADDAALGAAVYLCGNGRNLADRSQLKSAIFQYNRSDAYVADVTSWIDRYSQLGNGTIRIGQGVTGDARTVINAALEEKGTPYSWGGGTANGPSRGHCCSPSGKSGANITGYDCSGLTTYAYAQVGISLPRTAAAQAQRGKRIPASRGIGALRPGDLVFFGYGSDSTIYHVGIYLGDGQMINAARPGTKVRTEPIWDHGYAGGTRLL from the coding sequence GTGAAGACGAAGCTCGGCTGTGCCACCCTGCTCCTGGTCGTGCTCGCTGCCCCGGTCCTGCTCGTCCTGGTCGTCGCGGCCCGCGAACCCGCCGCACCACCGATGGAGACCGTCGGCAAGGTCTCCGGCATCCCGCAGCGGATGCTCGCCGCCTACCAGAACGCCGCCACCCGCCTGCCCGACGAGGTCCCCAAGTGCAAGGGCATGCGTTGGCCGATCCTGGCCGGCATCGCCAAGATCGAGTCCAACCACGCCGGCGGCCGCAAGATCGCCGCGACCGGTGACATCACGCCCCGCATCCTCGGTGTCCTCCTCAACGGCTCCGGCGCCGGAGGCAACACGACTACCTTCAACGACACCGACAACGGCCGGTGGGACGGGACCAGTTCAGGGGAGCGAGCGGTGGGCCCCTTCCAGTTCCTGCCCTCGACCTGGGAGACCAACGGCCGCGACGCCAACGACGACGGCGAGACCAACCCCCACAACGCCGACGATGCCGCCCTCGGCGCCGCCGTCTACCTGTGCGGCAACGGCCGCAACCTCGCCGACCGCTCCCAGCTCAAGAGCGCGATCTTCCAGTACAACCGCTCCGACGCCTACGTCGCCGACGTAACGTCGTGGATCGACCGCTACAGCCAGCTCGGCAACGGCACCATCCGCATCGGCCAGGGCGTCACGGGCGATGCCCGCACCGTCATCAACGCCGCCCTCGAGGAGAAGGGCACCCCCTACTCCTGGGGCGGCGGCACCGCCAACGGGCCCAGCCGCGGACACTGCTGCTCCCCGAGCGGCAAGTCCGGCGCCAACATCACCGGCTACGACTGCTCGGGCCTGACCACCTACGCCTACGCCCAGGTCGGCATCAGCCTGCCGCGCACCGCCGCCGCCCAGGCCCAGCGCGGCAAACGCATCCCCGCCAGCCGCGGCATCGGCGCACTGCGCCCCGGCGACCTCGTGTTCTTCGGCTACGGCAGCGACAGCACCATCTACCACGTCGGCATCTACCTCGGCGACGGACAGATGATCAACGCCGCCCGTCCCGGAACCAAGGTCCGCACCGAACCCATCTGGGACCACGGATACGCCGGAGGAACCCGCCTACTGTGA
- a CDS encoding ATP-binding protein → MTLAIRHIVDNIVWTNAGTVWGIWTVTPQGSRYMAERAREELQHRITSLVRSLPGAARLYGLCARTDPGEVVARTIAGIDYRRRPHWAEIADAQLRLLAGEDLDSPVEMHRRTLWLAVPLEAGGARAEVSAALASAWGELSAMLGLPPAPVPAHEVEDYQQRARQLAAELGGGLDLVPARPAEIVWMHQHALARGLDESLLAESERSSLRGSRVVSGVLRAPSHADLGQVRLLEGGHDATDAAPVKEAARPGGSTTLGSARRGRRRTRHQAGRRWLQVESEAGTSYQAHLALAEMPRRFTSASGDFLAHLDRLSFGVDWVVDLKVVPTEKVIEEVKKKKRDLVDQAEQYSAQRATGLPEDIHDAAEDLGDLGARASRTSVEVEVQSVTVMTVWADTPAECDRRAGALQARLKGANYRLVRPVGGQEELFTLTLPATATPPATRQYVQHQLGEDWAMHGALTGHSFGDPTGAMIGFSQDVGTVTPTLLDIANAPTQNASASFGIAGDLGGGKSVLLKMIASAIVDRGGRAIAIDRTKRREWAAFAASAAPGRSQVVDAAKAELSIDPLRVFADPAVGARYALSYLTVQLGVGPMTEHGALLKAAVKQAAAATTPCMAEVLVALAEMAAGEGPRALRAASLVEWLQVAADEPLAASVFDPDLPPLDLSADVSSDFVVITTNGLTLPPREAVTNPELMRNQPLEALIGRAVLYLIAAIARETAFTDPRFTLIPLDEAYWLTSSAEGQALCDEVVFDGRKHGAGVGLGCHDVRELGTSTGRGLLAYRFLSRTADPVLAARGLEWLGLPGDDEDLLRIVTTDLSPFGKAERAGEFLGRDPRMQIGRFKALVPDVDRVLNAIFTTPEDTRPPAGPQPEPTSTSAVLSVLPTAGGPDA, encoded by the coding sequence GTGACGCTCGCGATCCGGCACATCGTCGACAACATCGTGTGGACCAACGCGGGCACAGTGTGGGGCATCTGGACGGTCACGCCGCAGGGCTCGCGGTACATGGCCGAGCGTGCCCGCGAGGAGCTGCAGCACCGCATCACTTCCCTGGTCCGCTCGCTGCCGGGCGCGGCCCGCCTGTACGGGCTGTGCGCCCGCACTGATCCGGGGGAGGTCGTTGCGCGCACCATCGCCGGGATCGACTACCGCAGGCGGCCGCACTGGGCGGAGATCGCTGACGCGCAGCTGCGGCTGCTGGCCGGGGAGGACCTGGACTCTCCGGTGGAGATGCACCGGCGGACCCTGTGGCTGGCAGTGCCGCTGGAGGCGGGCGGGGCACGGGCAGAGGTATCCGCGGCGCTCGCCTCGGCCTGGGGCGAGCTGTCGGCGATGCTCGGCCTGCCCCCGGCCCCGGTACCCGCGCACGAAGTCGAGGACTACCAGCAGCGGGCCCGCCAGCTGGCGGCCGAGCTCGGCGGCGGCCTGGACCTGGTCCCGGCCCGCCCGGCCGAGATCGTGTGGATGCATCAGCACGCGCTCGCACGCGGCCTGGACGAGTCGCTGCTGGCCGAGTCCGAGCGCTCCAGCCTGCGGGGCAGCCGCGTGGTCAGCGGCGTCCTACGGGCCCCCTCCCACGCCGACCTCGGGCAGGTGCGGCTGCTGGAAGGCGGCCACGACGCAACCGATGCCGCCCCGGTGAAGGAGGCCGCCCGCCCGGGCGGCAGCACTACCCTCGGCAGCGCACGGCGTGGCCGACGGCGTACCCGACACCAGGCGGGCCGACGGTGGCTGCAGGTCGAATCCGAGGCTGGAACCTCCTATCAGGCGCACCTGGCGCTGGCGGAGATGCCGCGCCGGTTCACCTCCGCGAGCGGCGACTTCCTGGCGCACCTGGACCGTCTGTCTTTCGGCGTCGACTGGGTCGTCGACCTCAAGGTGGTCCCCACCGAGAAGGTGATCGAGGAAGTCAAGAAGAAGAAGCGCGATCTGGTCGACCAGGCCGAGCAGTACTCCGCGCAGCGCGCCACCGGCCTGCCCGAGGACATCCACGACGCCGCCGAGGACCTCGGCGACCTCGGGGCGCGCGCGTCGCGCACCAGCGTGGAGGTCGAGGTCCAGTCCGTGACCGTCATGACGGTGTGGGCCGACACCCCCGCCGAATGCGACCGCCGGGCCGGAGCCCTGCAGGCCCGCCTGAAGGGCGCCAACTACCGTCTGGTGCGCCCGGTCGGCGGCCAGGAGGAGCTATTCACCCTCACCCTGCCCGCCACGGCGACGCCGCCGGCCACCCGCCAGTACGTGCAGCACCAGCTCGGCGAGGACTGGGCCATGCACGGCGCGCTCACCGGCCACAGCTTCGGTGACCCCACCGGCGCGATGATCGGCTTCAGCCAGGACGTCGGCACCGTCACCCCCACCCTGCTGGACATCGCCAACGCGCCCACGCAGAACGCCTCCGCGTCCTTCGGGATCGCAGGCGACCTGGGCGGCGGCAAGAGCGTCCTGCTCAAGATGATCGCCTCCGCCATCGTCGACCGCGGCGGCCGCGCCATCGCCATCGACCGCACCAAGCGCCGCGAGTGGGCAGCCTTCGCGGCGAGCGCCGCACCCGGCCGCAGCCAGGTCGTGGACGCGGCGAAGGCGGAGCTGTCCATCGACCCCCTGCGCGTCTTCGCCGACCCGGCCGTCGGGGCACGGTACGCGCTCAGCTACCTCACCGTGCAGCTCGGCGTGGGGCCGATGACCGAGCACGGCGCGCTGCTGAAGGCAGCCGTCAAGCAAGCGGCCGCGGCCACCACGCCGTGCATGGCCGAAGTCCTCGTCGCTCTGGCGGAGATGGCGGCGGGGGAGGGGCCGCGTGCGCTGCGGGCCGCCTCGCTGGTGGAGTGGCTGCAGGTCGCCGCCGACGAGCCGCTCGCCGCGAGTGTCTTTGATCCCGACCTGCCGCCGCTGGACCTCTCCGCGGACGTTTCCAGCGACTTCGTGGTCATCACCACGAACGGGCTCACCCTGCCGCCCCGGGAGGCGGTGACCAACCCGGAGCTGATGCGCAATCAGCCCTTGGAGGCCCTCATCGGCCGCGCCGTGCTCTACCTGATCGCCGCCATAGCCCGCGAAACAGCGTTCACCGACCCCCGGTTCACGCTGATCCCGCTCGATGAGGCGTACTGGCTCACCTCCTCCGCCGAGGGGCAGGCCCTGTGCGACGAAGTCGTCTTCGACGGCCGCAAGCACGGCGCGGGCGTCGGCCTGGGCTGCCACGATGTCCGCGAACTCGGCACCTCCACCGGGCGCGGTCTGCTCGCCTACCGCTTCCTATCCCGCACCGCCGACCCGGTGCTCGCCGCCCGCGGCCTGGAGTGGCTCGGTCTGCCCGGTGACGACGAGGACCTCCTGCGCATCGTCACCACCGACCTGAGCCCGTTCGGAAAGGCCGAGCGAGCGGGGGAGTTCCTCGGCCGGGACCCGCGCATGCAGATCGGCCGCTTCAAGGCCCTGGTGCCCGACGTGGACCGCGTCTTGAACGCCATCTTCACCACCCCCGAGGACACCCGCCCGCCGGCCGGCCCCCAGCCCGAGCCCACCTCCACCTCTGCCGTCCTGTCTGTGCTGCCGACCGCCGGGGGCCCTGATGCCTGA